CGCCCGCCAGGTCGGTCAGGGACGCGTGGTCCTCGGCGCTGAAGTCCGCGTGCGGGCGGGTGTCGATGATGCACAGGCTGCCCAGCTTGAACCCGTCGGGCGTGACCAGCGGCGCCCCGGCATAGAAGCGGATGTGCGGCGCGCCGGTCACCAGCCCGTTGTCCGCGAAGCGCGGGTCGCGCGTGGCGTCGGGCACGACCATCACGTCCTCGCCCATGATGGTGTGCGCGCAGAACGACAGTGAGCGGTCGGTCTGGCGGATGTCCAGGCCGATGCAGGCCTTGAACCACTGGCGGTCCTTGTCGACCAGCGAGATCAGCGCGATGGGCACGCCGAACAGCCGCGTGGCGATCTGCGTGATCCGGTCAAAGGTATGTTCCGGCAGGGTGTCGAGCACCGCGTAGCGTGCCAGGGTCGCCAGCCGCTGTTCATCTCCTGCCTGTCCTGCCGTCATGTCTCTCATCATGCCAGAAACTGGGGTCCGGCGGCCGGGACCGCCGCTCAGGGAAGCAGCGGCACGTCGTCCCAGTCGAGGCTGGTGTCGCGCAGCGGGATGAACACCAGCCGCGACAGGCCTTCTCGCAGTTCGGCGAGGCAGCGCTGCACCTCGGTCTCTGCCTGGATGGCTTCGGCGGGGTCCGGGCCGCGCTGACGCAGGAACGGGAAGCGGGGTTTCGCGGTGGGCTGCGCGGCGCGGGTCTGGGCGTCCAGCGCGCCTGCCAGCGCCAGGGTCAGGTCGCTGACGGCGGCGTCGGCGCCGTTGGGCAGCAGTTCGCGCACGTTGCCGCCCGCCACCAGGGCGTGCAGGGGGGTGGGGTCGGTGCCCAGCGGCGCGGCCCGGCGGCCCTGCACGTGCTGTACGTGCCCCAGCGCCGATCCGAAGCCGATGCTGGAGCCGGGGCGCTGCACCCGCTCGCCGAGCAGTGCCACGAGTTCCGGGGGGTCGCCGGGCAGCAGCAGCGCGCGCAGCCAGTGGCCGCCCTGCCGGTGGGCGTGCACGGTGCTGATGGCCTGCGCGGTGCGGTAGGTCAGTTCGTCGCTGGCCAGGATCTGTTGCAGCGCGGCGGGCAGTGGACGGCGGGTCGCGCCGGGCGGGTCGCTGCGCTGCGAGGGCTGGGTCCTGGGCTCCTGTGCCGTGATGGAAGAGGAGGTGGGGTGGGACGGCATGGGCGCATGGTAGTGCAGTCCGGGTGCGGTGGGGGCCGTCCGGATGTCCCGCCGGTTCATACTTGACTAAATAACTCGGAATAGTTCAGTATTCGACGCATGCGCCCCGCTGCCCCGGCCCCCACTGCCCCGCTCACCGCTGCCCCGGCCACGACTGCCCCGGCCGCTGCCGTCACCTCCCCCCGGCGCCGCCCGGCCCCCGGCGTCCTGCTGGGCCTCGCCCTGCTGACCACCACGGCCACCGCCCAGACCGCCGCCCAGTCCGCCGCGCGCCCTGCCGACCTGAGCGGCGTCAAGACCTACCTCACCACCCGCCTCGCCACGCAGGCCAGCGCCGCCGCCGCCCTCAGCCGCGCCGCCGACACCTACCACGCCCAGGCGCAGAAACGGAACTTCAACTACGCCGCGCTGACCCGCGACCCGCAGGTGCTCGCCACCCTCCGCGCTGCCCGCAGCGCCTGGCAGAAGGCCAGCCCCGCCTACGAGACCATCGAGGGCATCGTCGCCGGCGTGGACAGCCTCGCCCCCTTCGACGTGATCCTCGACGCCGGTACCAGCGGCGCGCAGGGCGGCCCGGACGTGGCGCCCATCGACCTGACCCTGCCCGGCGGGCGCGTCCTGAAACGCCCCGGCAACCTGTTCGGCGTGACCGAGGGCAGCCTGTGGGGCACCGTGCCCGCCTTCAGCAGCGGCGTGAAAGCCGACCTGAACGGCAACGGCCGCCTGGAGAGCGGCGAGGTCCTGCCCGACGCGCCCACCCTGAAAGCCGCCGCCGCCGCGCTGCACACCCAGACCCTGGCCCTCCAGAAGGCCGCCGCCCGCTGGACCCCCACCCGCGCGGACGTGTTCGGCGCGCTCGTCGGGAACGTCCCCACCGTCGGCCCCGTGTTCTTCGAGGACTGGAAGACCAGCCCCTTCGTGCTGGGCAGCGCCAGCACCCGCCGCGACTTCGTGGTCATCTCCCGCCTGAGCGACCTGGGCGGCAACGTCCGCTCCTGGCAGGCCATGTACGCCGGACTGAGCCCCGACGTGCGCGCCCGCAGCGCCGCGCTGGACACCCAGATCACGGCCGGACTGAACGAACTCGCGCAGTTCGTGAGCACCCTGACCGCCCGCGAACGCACCCGCCACTACACGCCGGAACAGGCCGAGGCCCTGCAACGCGAGGCGCAGAACCGCGCCACCGTCATCGCGGGCCGCGTGACCCAGGCCGCCGCGCTCCTGAACGTGAGCCTCCCGTGACCCGCCCCGCCCCACTGACCCTGGGCGCACTGACCCTGGCGGCGC
The Deinococcus seoulensis genome window above contains:
- a CDS encoding imelysin family protein: MRPAAPAPTAPLTAAPATTAPAAAVTSPRRRPAPGVLLGLALLTTTATAQTAAQSAARPADLSGVKTYLTTRLATQASAAAALSRAADTYHAQAQKRNFNYAALTRDPQVLATLRAARSAWQKASPAYETIEGIVAGVDSLAPFDVILDAGTSGAQGGPDVAPIDLTLPGGRVLKRPGNLFGVTEGSLWGTVPAFSSGVKADLNGNGRLESGEVLPDAPTLKAAAAALHTQTLALQKAAARWTPTRADVFGALVGNVPTVGPVFFEDWKTSPFVLGSASTRRDFVVISRLSDLGGNVRSWQAMYAGLSPDVRARSAALDTQITAGLNELAQFVSTLTARERTRHYTPEQAEALQREAQNRATVIAGRVTQAAALLNVSLP